In Microcoleus sp. AS-A8, the following are encoded in one genomic region:
- the fabD gene encoding ACP S-malonyltransferase produces MTKTAWVFPGQGSQAIGMGVDLVDLPFAQRQFERARKILGWDILEICQSQEDKLSRTLYTQPCLYVVESILADVLIERGNTPNLVAGHSLGEYVALYVARVFDFEAGLRLVKRRAELMDSASDGMMAALIGFDREQLEQQIQQTPNVVLANDNSPAQVVISGTPDAVKDVLAKIKVKRAVPLNVSGAFHSPLMAEAAAEFQDVLQSVPFANAQVPVLSNVEPVPTVEAEQLKHRLQRQMTGSVRWREISLQLPVAGIERVVEIGPGKVLTGLIKRMCPDLVLENMSNLAELPT; encoded by the coding sequence ATGACAAAAACTGCATGGGTGTTTCCAGGACAGGGTTCTCAGGCCATTGGCATGGGAGTCGATTTAGTAGACTTACCCTTTGCTCAGCGTCAGTTTGAGCGAGCTCGAAAGATTCTCGGATGGGATATTCTAGAAATTTGTCAAAGCCAGGAAGACAAGCTCTCTCGCACACTTTACACCCAACCTTGCCTGTATGTTGTGGAAAGCATTCTGGCTGATGTCCTGATCGAGCGTGGCAACACACCTAATCTGGTAGCAGGTCACAGTTTGGGCGAATATGTCGCGCTTTACGTCGCCAGAGTATTTGACTTTGAAGCGGGTTTACGCCTAGTCAAGCGCCGTGCGGAATTAATGGATAGCGCTTCTGACGGCATGATGGCGGCTTTGATTGGGTTTGACCGCGAACAGCTTGAACAACAAATTCAACAAACACCGAACGTTGTCCTCGCCAATGACAACAGTCCCGCTCAAGTCGTCATATCTGGGACGCCAGACGCCGTTAAGGATGTCCTCGCCAAAATTAAAGTGAAACGTGCCGTCCCTTTAAATGTATCTGGTGCTTTTCACTCTCCCTTAATGGCAGAAGCAGCTGCCGAGTTTCAGGACGTTTTGCAGTCCGTCCCTTTTGCCAACGCCCAGGTGCCAGTCCTGTCGAATGTGGAACCCGTGCCAACCGTTGAGGCAGAACAGCTCAAGCATCGTCTCCAGCGTCAGATGACCGGTTCCGTGCGCTGGCGAGAGATTAGCTTACAATTACCCGTGGCAGGCATCGAGCGAGTGGTGGAAATTGGCCCCGGTAAAGTCCTCACGGGTCTGATTAAGCGGATGTGTCCTGACTTAGTGTTGGAAAATATGAGTAACCTTGCCGAGTTGCCCACTTAA
- a CDS encoding 1-acyl-sn-glycerol-3-phosphate acyltransferase: MGRNREPVASLVLYHAFKWSVVSPVLHTYLRGRIYGAENVPQEGPLVVVSNHASDCDPPLLSCCLGRPVAYMAKEELFRIPVLKQAIELYGAYPVKRGMADRSALRSALNCLTEGWAVGVYLQGTRTPDARITDPKLGAAWIAAKAQVPLLPVSLWGTQHVLVKGSPLPRPVPVTVRIGQVIDAPTSTKREELEALTQHCADVINAMHDLGR; this comes from the coding sequence ATGGGCAGAAACCGCGAACCCGTTGCCAGCCTAGTTCTCTACCACGCGTTTAAGTGGTCGGTCGTTAGCCCGGTGCTTCATACTTATTTGCGCGGTCGCATTTACGGAGCCGAAAATGTACCCCAAGAAGGGCCTTTAGTGGTCGTGAGTAACCATGCTAGCGACTGTGACCCACCGCTTTTATCTTGTTGCCTGGGGCGTCCAGTGGCCTATATGGCTAAAGAGGAATTGTTTCGCATCCCTGTCTTAAAGCAGGCGATCGAGTTGTATGGTGCTTATCCGGTGAAGCGAGGAATGGCAGACCGAAGTGCGCTTCGCTCAGCACTCAATTGTCTGACAGAGGGGTGGGCTGTTGGTGTCTATTTGCAAGGAACAAGGACGCCTGACGCCCGCATTACAGACCCGAAACTGGGTGCTGCTTGGATTGCAGCTAAAGCCCAAGTGCCACTGCTACCCGTCAGTTTGTGGGGTACTCAGCATGTTCTCGTCAAAGGTTCACCCCTACCGCGTCCCGTACCTGTAACGGTGCGAATTGGTCAGGTGATTGATGCCCCCACCTCGACAAAACGAGAGGAACTGGAAGCCTTGACCCAACATTGTGCAGACGTGATTAATGCCATGCATGACTTAGGACGTTGA
- a CDS encoding AarF/ABC1/UbiB kinase family protein — translation MSALSKDPINLKSSQERPVSPQRSADKVYKDKAYRWNRESYSRNRRFVDIWGFFLTLLFGLWLDNKPWSYPGGITDEKRARRRRTKAIWIRETFLDLGPTFIKVGQLFSTRADLFPSEYVEELSKLQDRVPAFRYEQAEVIIKQDFGKSVTELFCNFEPIPLAAASLGQVHKAQLQSGEEVVVKVQRPGLKKLFTIDLQILKGIARYFQNHPDWGRGRDWLGIYEECCRILWEEIDYLSEGRNADTFRRNFRTYDWVRVPRVYWRYTSPRVLTLEYVPGIKISHYEAIEAAGLDRKLIAHLGAKAYLQQLLNDGFFHADPHPGNIAVDPEGALIFYDFGMMGRIKSNVREQLMETLFGIAEKNADRVVTSLVELGALSAVDDMGPVRRSIQYMLDHFMDKPFENQSVAQISDDLYEIAYDQPFRFPATFTFVMRAFSTLEGVGKGLDPEFNFMEVAKPFALQIMTNGNTPNGNSFLNELGRQAAQVSSTALGLPRRIEDTIDKLERGDLRVRVRSIESDRILRRISSIQLGTNYTLLISAFTLSATLLYVSGNYELALVVALVAAVAAFALIRLLRRLDRFDRMF, via the coding sequence GTGTCTGCTCTCTCTAAAGACCCTATCAACCTTAAATCCAGTCAGGAACGTCCGGTCTCTCCCCAGCGCTCCGCCGATAAAGTTTACAAAGACAAAGCCTATCGCTGGAATCGAGAAAGTTATTCCCGAAATCGGCGATTCGTTGACATTTGGGGTTTCTTTTTAACCCTACTGTTTGGGTTATGGCTTGATAACAAACCTTGGAGCTATCCTGGCGGAATCACGGATGAAAAACGAGCGCGTCGTCGCAGAACCAAAGCAATTTGGATTCGAGAAACTTTCTTAGATTTAGGCCCAACTTTTATCAAAGTGGGTCAACTTTTTTCAACGCGTGCCGACCTATTTCCGAGTGAGTACGTCGAAGAACTGAGTAAGCTGCAAGACCGGGTGCCTGCCTTTCGTTACGAGCAGGCTGAAGTTATTATTAAGCAGGATTTTGGCAAGTCGGTAACAGAACTTTTTTGTAATTTTGAACCGATTCCGCTTGCCGCCGCTAGCCTGGGACAAGTTCATAAAGCCCAATTACAGAGTGGAGAAGAGGTTGTCGTTAAGGTACAAAGGCCGGGGTTGAAGAAGCTTTTTACCATCGATCTCCAAATCCTCAAAGGTATTGCTCGTTACTTTCAAAACCATCCCGACTGGGGACGAGGGCGAGACTGGTTGGGAATCTATGAAGAGTGTTGCCGCATCTTGTGGGAGGAAATAGATTACCTCAGCGAGGGCCGTAATGCCGATACGTTTCGCCGCAATTTTCGGACGTATGACTGGGTGCGGGTGCCACGAGTATACTGGCGGTATACCTCTCCTAGGGTGCTGACACTTGAATATGTGCCGGGGATTAAGATTAGTCACTACGAGGCTATAGAAGCCGCCGGCCTAGACCGGAAATTGATTGCTCATCTGGGAGCGAAAGCTTACCTACAGCAGCTACTCAATGACGGATTCTTCCATGCTGACCCCCATCCGGGGAATATTGCGGTCGATCCTGAAGGGGCCTTGATCTTTTATGATTTTGGCATGATGGGGCGGATTAAATCGAATGTGCGTGAGCAATTGATGGAGACGCTCTTTGGCATTGCCGAAAAAAATGCTGACCGAGTTGTCACATCCCTGGTGGAATTGGGTGCTCTTTCCGCCGTCGATGATATGGGCCCAGTACGGCGATCGATTCAGTATATGCTGGATCATTTCATGGACAAGCCCTTTGAGAATCAATCGGTGGCTCAAATCAGCGATGATCTCTACGAAATTGCTTATGACCAGCCATTTCGCTTTCCCGCTACATTCACCTTCGTAATGCGAGCGTTCTCGACCTTGGAAGGTGTAGGGAAGGGCTTAGATCCAGAGTTCAACTTTATGGAGGTTGCAAAACCTTTTGCATTGCAGATTATGACAAACGGCAACACTCCCAACGGTAATAGCTTCCTCAATGAGCTGGGACGCCAAGCCGCGCAAGTGAGTAGCACGGCCTTGGGTTTGCCTCGGCGAATTGAAGATACGATTGATAAACTAGAACGCGGCGACCTGCGTGTGCGAGTGCGGTCTATCGAATCAGACCGGATTCTGCGACGCATTAGTAGCATTCAGTTGGGAACGAACTATACTTTACTCATCAGTGCGTTCACACTATCAGCTACCCTCCTATACGTGAGTGGGAACTATGAGCTGGCGTTAGTCGTTGCTTTGGTGGCGGCTGTTGCGGCGTTTGCCCTGATTCGCTTGCTCAGAAGGCTTGATCGGTTTGACCGCATGTTCTAA
- a CDS encoding CBS domain-containing protein codes for MDLILCHTTADFDALGAAVGLTRLKPGAKLVLTGGAHPAVRDFLALHRDEYALIERRSVNPKQIQSLVVVDTQKRDRLGKAAEWFDLPHLTAIEIYDHHLDIDSDIPATQIQLEPVGATTTLIVEQLQQTSMALTTAEATVMALGIHVDTGSLTYDQTTARDAAALAWLMLQGANVRQIAEYVDPGLSPQLQTLLTQALDNLHSQDHLGYKISWVLLKTTGFVPGLSGLASRLVELTESDALLLAAEYPRRGEAGQVGEAEGSEGSEEATRQQVPIVAHPLCPSYLTVIGRSRIEGTNLNELFQPLGGGGHSQAASMRLRDVDVLATVEQLVHQLKDQIQEPLSARELMSSPVRTIRPETTISEAQRILLRYGHSGLSVVDENDQLVGVVSRRDLDLALHHGFGHAPVKGYMTRNVKTIAPETSLPEIESLMVTYDIGRLPVLEKGQLVGIVTRTDVLRQLHQNGSGDWEAGENVCPLPMTHPQAIIPNLRDRLAPAQWELLTQAAQEAQSRGWHLYLVGGAIRDLLLADASQMLLLKDIDVVVDGFHRSADTGAGVTLAQAIQKLYPNVRLDVHGAFQTAALLWHNDPVLDSLWVDIATARTEFYPYPAANPEVEASSIRQDLYRRDFTINALAVRLTTSRSGELPLLDFFGGLLDLRSRQIRVLHANSFIEDPTRIYRAVRFAVRLGFEIEPQTEAYIRYAMESGVYERSLSQNDKAPALQTRLKAELKHILQAPYWQRALQLLASLGALRCIHPTLKLNETLWWQVRLVDRRLRRFDPTRRLEHWQMRLEVLLASLDPEERATVAENLQLPLDSIERLQQLAQAQAQLEQSLPNTQRPSEVVWLLRQYKLPTLVLMAIQAPRSIRRTFWKYLTTWADIQAPLNGNDLKKLGYKPGPQYREMLDKLLAATLDGVIQDEAEAKAFLAEHYPPLP; via the coding sequence ATGGATCTGATTTTGTGCCACACCACCGCTGATTTCGATGCTCTAGGAGCCGCCGTGGGGTTGACGCGCCTGAAGCCGGGAGCCAAGCTAGTTCTGACTGGCGGTGCCCACCCAGCGGTTCGGGATTTTTTAGCCCTGCATCGGGATGAGTATGCCCTGATTGAGCGTCGGTCTGTCAACCCCAAACAAATTCAATCCCTAGTTGTAGTCGATACCCAAAAGCGCGATCGCTTGGGAAAAGCCGCTGAGTGGTTCGACTTACCCCATTTAACCGCGATTGAAATCTACGACCATCACCTGGATATTGATAGCGATATCCCCGCCACACAAATTCAGCTTGAGCCAGTGGGAGCAACGACGACTCTGATTGTCGAGCAGTTGCAGCAAACTTCTATGGCGTTAACCACGGCGGAAGCAACGGTCATGGCACTAGGTATCCATGTGGATACAGGTTCTTTGACCTATGACCAGACGACAGCACGAGATGCTGCCGCTTTAGCCTGGTTGATGCTACAAGGGGCAAATGTGCGGCAAATTGCCGAATATGTCGATCCGGGACTGTCTCCTCAACTCCAAACCCTATTAACACAAGCCCTGGATAATTTACACTCACAAGACCACTTGGGCTACAAAATTTCTTGGGTACTCCTGAAAACAACAGGCTTTGTACCTGGATTATCCGGCTTGGCGTCCCGACTGGTTGAACTCACGGAAAGCGACGCCTTGCTCCTAGCCGCGGAGTATCCGCGAAGAGGGGAAGCTGGGCAAGTTGGGGAAGCTGAGGGATCTGAGGGATCTGAGGAAGCCACGAGGCAACAGGTCCCTATCGTTGCTCATCCCCTTTGCCCCTCATACTTGACAGTGATTGGGCGATCGCGAATTGAAGGAACGAATTTGAATGAGTTATTCCAACCTTTGGGTGGGGGTGGACATTCCCAGGCGGCATCGATGAGGCTGCGAGATGTGGATGTCCTGGCAACTGTAGAGCAGCTTGTTCACCAACTTAAAGACCAAATCCAAGAGCCGCTAAGCGCCAGGGAGTTAATGTCGTCGCCAGTACGCACCATTCGTCCCGAAACAACGATTAGCGAAGCCCAACGGATTTTGCTGCGTTATGGTCATTCGGGGCTTTCGGTGGTAGATGAGAATGACCAACTGGTTGGGGTTGTTTCACGGCGAGACTTGGATTTAGCATTACATCACGGGTTTGGTCATGCACCTGTTAAAGGTTACATGACCCGAAATGTCAAGACGATCGCGCCCGAAACCTCTTTGCCAGAAATTGAGTCGCTGATGGTGACTTACGATATTGGGCGTCTTCCCGTTTTGGAGAAGGGACAGTTAGTCGGAATCGTCACCCGTACCGATGTCCTGCGGCAACTGCATCAAAATGGCAGTGGAGACTGGGAAGCAGGGGAAAATGTGTGTCCGCTACCGATGACCCATCCTCAAGCTATCATCCCTAATCTTCGCGATCGCCTCGCTCCGGCGCAGTGGGAACTCCTCACCCAAGCTGCTCAGGAGGCTCAATCTAGGGGTTGGCATCTTTATTTGGTGGGGGGAGCAATCCGCGATTTATTACTGGCTGATGCGTCACAGATGCTACTGCTTAAAGATATTGATGTAGTAGTGGATGGGTTTCATCGCTCAGCGGATACGGGTGCAGGGGTAACCCTAGCTCAAGCGATTCAGAAACTCTACCCAAACGTTCGTTTAGACGTTCATGGAGCCTTTCAGACGGCAGCTTTGTTATGGCACAATGACCCAGTTCTGGACTCCTTATGGGTAGATATTGCCACCGCTCGCACGGAATTTTATCCTTATCCGGCGGCGAATCCCGAAGTTGAAGCCAGTTCGATTCGTCAAGACTTGTATCGGCGAGATTTTACAATCAATGCTTTGGCGGTTCGCCTGACGACTTCTCGGAGTGGGGAGTTGCCCTTATTGGATTTCTTTGGGGGATTGCTCGATTTGCGATCGCGTCAAATTCGAGTCTTACACGCCAACAGCTTTATTGAAGACCCCACCCGGATTTATCGCGCTGTACGGTTTGCCGTGCGCTTGGGATTTGAGATTGAACCCCAAACCGAAGCGTATATTCGTTATGCAATGGAAAGTGGAGTCTATGAGCGATCGCTCTCCCAGAATGACAAAGCCCCTGCCCTCCAAACCCGCCTCAAAGCTGAACTGAAGCATATTTTACAGGCACCTTATTGGCAGAGAGCTTTACAGCTTTTAGCCTCATTAGGTGCACTGCGCTGCATCCATCCCACCCTAAAGCTCAATGAAACGCTGTGGTGGCAAGTACGTTTGGTTGACCGCAGGCTGCGGCGGTTTGACCCTACTCGACGCCTAGAACACTGGCAGATGCGTCTAGAAGTGTTGCTGGCATCCCTAGATCCCGAAGAACGAGCGACTGTGGCAGAAAATCTTCAGTTGCCACTCGATAGTATTGAGCGCCTCCAGCAACTCGCCCAAGCACAAGCACAGCTAGAACAGTCCTTGCCGAATACCCAGCGTCCCAGTGAAGTCGTCTGGTTACTGCGTCAGTATAAGTTACCCACTTTAGTTTTGATGGCGATTCAGGCTCCCAGAAGCATCAGGCGGACGTTCTGGAAATATCTCACAACTTGGGCCGATATACAGGCACCGCTCAATGGTAACGACCTGAAAAAGCTGGGTTATAAACCAGGGCCACAATACCGAGAAATGTTGGACAAACTCTTAGCCGCAACCCTGGATGGAGTGATTCAGGATGAGGCAGAGGCTAAAGCCTTTCTGGCAGAACATTATCCGCCGCTCCCGTAA
- a CDS encoding serine/threonine protein kinase: MNLTAGAALHQGKYLLNAHLGQDALTLTYRAIDTESGQAVVIRTLTENLRQHSEFERFKPQFLELAERLKRFKHPNLVQVLDVFEDAGCPYVVMEYVPGQTLAELIQRSVLSEAKAIDYIRQVSNALSSLHKAGLLHRDIKPQNMIRRQNTDRVVLTELGMFTEFLPGTMQAQADLLSAGYAPLEQYSHEQPRTPATDIYSLAASLYTLLYRNPPLPAPVRQKLQADGGDRLFLQNSHHVTPKISQGVKRAIWRGLEITAQKRPQTLEAWLSLLPKLEQKPTPQATLQDCLIAQSKANPEGLPCDSSSNNAAKSPAANGKTSASPTPQSAMGQIFVTKLQTLVNFRNTTAIKFNLLNERAAELSCTLRENSRKRTSLLRALLMTGAIAAAAGLGFGFALRVNGPQAPGSTFLHTEQSFPPRSDWPVAKPRL; this comes from the coding sequence ATGAATTTGACGGCTGGAGCAGCCTTACATCAAGGAAAATATCTCCTCAATGCCCATCTAGGCCAAGATGCCCTGACACTCACCTACCGAGCCATCGATACAGAGTCTGGTCAAGCCGTCGTCATCAGAACCTTAACCGAAAATCTGCGTCAACACTCAGAGTTTGAGCGATTCAAGCCGCAATTTCTAGAGCTAGCCGAGCGATTGAAACGCTTTAAGCATCCGAATCTCGTTCAGGTACTCGATGTCTTTGAAGACGCTGGATGTCCTTACGTTGTGATGGAATATGTCCCAGGGCAGACTCTTGCGGAACTCATTCAAAGGTCGGTACTTTCAGAAGCCAAAGCGATTGACTATATTCGTCAAGTGAGCAACGCCCTAAGTTCTCTCCACAAGGCAGGGTTGCTACACCGCGATATCAAACCTCAAAACATGATTCGGCGACAAAACACGGATCGGGTTGTACTCACTGAGTTGGGGATGTTCACTGAGTTTTTACCTGGAACGATGCAAGCCCAAGCTGATTTGCTCTCGGCTGGATATGCTCCACTGGAGCAGTATTCCCACGAGCAGCCGCGTACACCAGCGACAGATATTTACAGCTTGGCGGCAAGTTTATACACCTTGCTGTATCGGAACCCACCGTTACCCGCACCCGTTCGCCAAAAGCTTCAAGCCGATGGAGGCGATCGCCTTTTCTTACAAAACTCTCATCACGTCACGCCGAAGATTAGTCAAGGCGTTAAACGGGCGATTTGGCGCGGACTGGAAATAACCGCTCAAAAACGCCCCCAAACGCTGGAAGCTTGGCTTTCTCTATTGCCTAAGTTGGAGCAGAAACCAACGCCTCAAGCCACTCTGCAAGATTGTTTAATCGCTCAATCTAAAGCCAATCCCGAAGGATTGCCCTGTGATAGCTCTAGTAACAACGCTGCCAAATCGCCTGCCGCCAACGGCAAAACATCGGCGTCGCCAACGCCTCAATCTGCCATGGGTCAGATTTTCGTAACAAAACTCCAAACTTTGGTTAATTTTAGGAACACGACGGCAATAAAATTTAACCTTCTGAATGAGCGTGCAGCGGAATTATCCTGTACTTTACGCGAAAACTCACGCAAGAGGACATCGCTCCTACGAGCACTCCTTATGACCGGTGCGATCGCCGCCGCAGCCGGGTTAGGATTTGGCTTTGCACTTCGAGTCAACGGGCCTCAAGCTCCGGGTTCGACCTTCTTGCACACCGAACAATCTTTTCCCCCTAGAAGCGATTGGCCTGTAGCAAAACCCCGGCTCTAA
- a CDS encoding tetratricopeptide repeat protein — MPSQKTYFPPIALSLLMILGSPGIASSVATNRQATPAQTVTASHPSSQAEVLAVLAFNLATSGNIEQSQPLFERAIQVTQVISDRAAKIRALSAIAFNLAQVGQTARSEQLFNTAVQLTKQTTPEFNLYDQGPALRDIIIQMAQAGQTERALQLTKTLSSHLLKAQALNEIAASLADRGQWQQAQPILLEALQFARGITGDYAYESNGFCGNEKFAVLSKIAGNLSLLSQLDSALQVAGSVSGCSSAAGQSTQDYQAWAFLGILSHLTKIDSVKQTWTSAQAIQSPLEQSIAWSAIAIKLIEMGEVPLALSIAQKIAAIPPVKDYSPEWTMINFGTKENALRDIALKLAQKQQFDAAMQVVQGMTASPQSVSGSMQESDIFPQPSIKDTALGEIAHQLALAGQVSQALQVANSIPNTEAKALAIIAIARVLQTTKQESQASKLLQDLPLPPTSTKPNDSWASQPISHIATALVTVGQTERSLQMAESIPSDLGRETTLTDIAVKLADLGQLEPALKLTKSLKGEGSRATVLNQVASKLVELGQLDRALQIASSLPDSPSSLEGSERAKILTEIADKFAQLGQGAQALKAAESIEEDELKAKTIAAIAAKLAM; from the coding sequence ATGCCATCACAAAAGACTTATTTTCCACCGATCGCCCTCTCCCTGCTGATGATTTTGGGATCGCCAGGAATTGCCAGTTCCGTTGCTACTAACCGTCAGGCTACACCAGCCCAAACCGTTACAGCCAGTCATCCCTCCAGTCAGGCTGAAGTGTTAGCCGTTTTGGCTTTCAACCTAGCTACGAGTGGAAACATTGAGCAATCCCAGCCACTCTTCGAGCGTGCCATTCAGGTGACACAGGTGATTTCGGATCGGGCTGCTAAAATCAGGGCCTTGTCTGCGATCGCCTTTAATCTGGCACAAGTAGGGCAGACAGCGCGCTCAGAACAATTGTTTAACACAGCCGTACAGCTCACCAAACAAACCACTCCTGAGTTTAACCTGTACGATCAAGGCCCAGCATTGCGGGATATTATCATTCAAATGGCTCAAGCCGGACAGACCGAACGAGCATTGCAATTAACGAAGACACTTTCTTCCCATCTCCTGAAAGCTCAAGCTCTCAATGAAATCGCCGCGAGTCTTGCGGATCGAGGACAATGGCAGCAAGCCCAGCCGATCCTATTAGAGGCGCTGCAATTTGCCAGAGGCATTACCGGAGACTATGCCTATGAATCGAATGGCTTTTGCGGCAACGAGAAATTTGCGGTACTCTCTAAAATCGCTGGCAATTTAAGTTTGCTGTCTCAGTTAGACAGTGCCCTGCAAGTGGCGGGAAGCGTCTCTGGCTGTAGTTCCGCCGCTGGGCAATCGACTCAGGACTATCAAGCCTGGGCATTTCTCGGCATTCTTAGCCATCTGACAAAAATAGACTCAGTCAAGCAAACGTGGACAAGTGCCCAAGCCATCCAAAGTCCTTTGGAGCAATCGATCGCTTGGTCTGCGATCGCCATCAAACTGATAGAGATGGGAGAAGTACCCCTCGCTTTATCGATCGCTCAAAAAATTGCTGCAATTCCTCCTGTAAAGGACTATAGCCCAGAGTGGACGATGATCAATTTTGGTACAAAGGAAAATGCGTTGAGGGATATCGCCCTTAAACTGGCACAAAAGCAACAGTTTGACGCAGCAATGCAAGTGGTACAGGGCATGACAGCATCACCCCAGTCAGTATCTGGCTCAATGCAGGAGTCCGATATCTTTCCCCAACCCAGTATCAAAGACACAGCCTTGGGTGAGATTGCCCACCAACTGGCACTGGCTGGGCAAGTTTCTCAAGCACTCCAGGTAGCAAACTCCATTCCCAATACTGAAGCCAAAGCCCTAGCTATAATTGCGATCGCCAGAGTTTTGCAAACAACAAAACAAGAGTCACAAGCCTCAAAATTACTTCAAGATTTACCCTTACCACCAACATCCACAAAACCCAATGACTCTTGGGCGTCTCAGCCGATCAGCCACATTGCAACTGCACTTGTTACGGTTGGACAAACTGAGCGTTCTCTCCAGATGGCTGAATCGATCCCAAGTGACTTGGGAAGAGAAACAACCCTAACAGATATTGCTGTCAAACTGGCAGATTTAGGACAGCTTGAGCCAGCTTTAAAACTGACTAAAAGCCTCAAAGGAGAAGGTTCTAGAGCGACAGTCTTGAACCAAGTCGCGTCCAAGCTCGTGGAATTGGGTCAACTGGATCGGGCACTTCAAATAGCATCTTCCCTCCCAGACAGTCCATCATCCCTGGAAGGAAGTGAAAGAGCCAAAATTTTAACTGAAATTGCTGATAAATTTGCCCAATTAGGGCAGGGAGCGCAAGCCTTGAAAGCGGCTGAAAGCATTGAAGAGGATGAACTTAAAGCCAAGACAATAGCGGCGATAGCAGCCAAGCTGGCTATGTAA
- a CDS encoding serine/threonine-protein phosphatase: MKRSFTGLTDPGLLRTVNQDDYYIDPDGRFFVVADGMGGHAGGQEASQLATEAIHAYLDKHWQSDIPSDEILAQALLEANEAILQDQHNHPERSDMGTTAVVVMFRQEQPWFAHVGDSRLYRLRNSKLEQITEDHTWVARAMKAGDITPDQARIHPWRHVLSQCLGRKDLQPIEVYPLEVQPGDRLLLCSDGLTEELSDDLITSHLQPGLSNDQSSTQLIEAAKEKGGRDNITVVIVEINETGHE; this comes from the coding sequence ATGAAACGTAGCTTCACGGGTCTCACCGATCCGGGCTTACTTCGTACTGTCAACCAGGATGACTACTATATCGACCCTGACGGACGCTTTTTCGTAGTGGCCGACGGCATGGGAGGTCATGCCGGTGGGCAGGAGGCTAGTCAACTTGCTACAGAGGCAATACACGCTTATTTAGATAAACATTGGCAATCTGACATCCCATCTGATGAGATACTGGCGCAGGCTCTCTTAGAGGCCAATGAGGCGATTTTGCAAGATCAGCACAATCATCCAGAGCGTTCAGATATGGGCACCACTGCCGTTGTCGTGATGTTTCGTCAAGAGCAGCCTTGGTTCGCTCATGTCGGAGACTCTCGCCTCTATCGCTTACGAAACTCCAAACTAGAACAGATTACGGAAGACCACACTTGGGTGGCACGAGCGATGAAAGCGGGTGATATTACGCCAGATCAGGCTCGGATACATCCCTGGCGACATGTCTTGTCTCAATGTTTGGGCCGCAAAGACTTGCAGCCGATTGAGGTTTATCCCCTAGAGGTTCAGCCTGGGGATCGTTTGCTCTTATGTAGCGACGGTCTCACGGAAGAACTCTCCGATGATTTAATTACTTCCCATCTTCAGCCCGGTTTAAGCAACGACCAATCCTCGACCCAACTGATTGAGGCGGCTAAAGAGAAGGGAGGTAGAGACAACATCACCGTGGTGATTGTGGAAATTAACGAAACGGGTCATGAATAA